From Camelina sativa cultivar DH55 chromosome 7, Cs, whole genome shotgun sequence, one genomic window encodes:
- the LOC104700652 gene encoding agamous-like MADS-box protein AGL80: MAKKKLNLNFISNKVIRKRTFNRRKEGLKKKLNDLKTLCNVDVCAVIYNPFNSTRDVWPSESGVNSVIERALIMKEKKCEVLNHEEFLNQFIEKVKIYENKLVEDNKETRLKEVMFRCLGGNMKDFKMNDKDRSDLCEFIDGYLKNLYHHKKVNLNQPNYEIGETSSMQMARTATTANMATDAVYVDMAPTDVSPFMAPPTMAEVSSSFLNAPFLNTPQPTNELQFIVSPNQTPGDMNSLSMTLLNHVADHVDFQISDNNQEVYIPSVDQDEIHYPNQTYDGNQQGFIEEMIKYAEETNFPWIVDNPNKF; the protein is encoded by the exons ATGGCAAAAAAGAAGTTAAATCTAAATTTCATCTCCAATAAAGTGATTAGAAAAAGAACATTCAACCGGAGGAAGGAAGGACTTAAGAAGAAACTCAATGATCTCAAGACTTTATGCAATGTCGATGTATGTGCTGTCATCTACAATCCATTTAACTCAACTCGAGATGTGTGGCCATCAGAATCTGGGGTGAATAGTGTGATCGAGAGGGCATTAATaatgaaagagaagaaatgTGAAGTGCTGAACCATGAAGAATTTCTCAATCAATTCATCGAAAAGGTAAAAATATACGAGAATAAGTTGGTTGAAGATAATAAGGAAACTCGCCTAAAAGAGGTCATGTTCAGGTGTCTTGGTGGTAAtatgaaagattttaaaatgaACGATAAAGATCGCTCTGACTTGTGTGAGTTTATTGATGGATATCTTAAGAATCTTTATCATCATAAAAAGGTAAATCTCAACCAGCCAAATTATGAAATTGGAGAAACTTCTTCAATGCAAATGGCAAGAACTGCTACTACTGCAAACATGGCAACAGATGCTGTATATGTGGACATGGCACCAACCGATGTATCCCCGTTCATGGCACCACCTACTATGGCCGAAGTGAGTTCTTCCTTTCTGAATGCTCCATTCTTAAACACTCCTCAACCAACCAATGAGTTGCAGTTCATAGTCTCTCCAAATCAAACACCAGGAGATATGAATTCTCTT TCCATGACCCTTTTAAACCATGTAGCAGATCATGTTGATTTTCAGATAAGTGATAACAATCAAGAAGTTTACATTCCATCAGTGGATCAG GATGAAATTCACTATCCAAATCAAACTTATGATGGAAATCAACAAGGATTCATTGAAGAGATGATCAAATATGCTGaggaaacaaattttccttGGATAGTAGACAACCCCAACAAGTTCTAA